The following are encoded in a window of Impatiens glandulifera chromosome 5, dImpGla2.1, whole genome shotgun sequence genomic DNA:
- the LOC124940612 gene encoding cyclin-D3-3-like: MAENQRTHSSLSSNQTYPITIEEESIASMLSKQTQHPKNTSLLQTNTFLAGARTKSIDWILKANTHHSFSTATAVLAVNYFDNLLLNTLLFQQENRPPPWTTHLAAVACLSLAAKMEETHLPTLSNFQVEKNVFEAKTIQRMEILVLSKLQWKMNPVTPLCFLSYIAKNLKFNHDFSGEFLRRCECLLLDSISDCRFMNYLPSILAASIATLVMTGIADAGDIKDHIFSIIQIQKGDVDDCCKMIIEAVSRNYLQPGSPTGVTDASFSPIGNTLSPGRTNKEAKS, from the exons ATGGCAGAAAACCAAAGAACTCATTCTTCTTTATCATCAAACCAAACATACCCAATCACCATTGAAGAAGAATCCATAGCTTCTATGCTTTCAAAACAAACACAACATCCCAAAAACACCAGTCTTCTCCAAACCAACACATTTCTCGCCGGAGCAAGAACCAAATCCATCGATTGGATTCTCAAAGCCAATACCCATCACTCTTTCTCCACCGCCACCGCCGTCCTCGCCGTCAACTACTTCGACAACCTATTATTAAACACTCTCCTCTTTCAACAAGAAAACAGACCGCCGCCATGGACAACCCATCTCGCCGCCGTAGCTTGTCTCTCTTTAGCAGCCAAAATGGAAGAAACCCATCTCCCCACTTTATCCAATTTCCAA GTGGAGAAGAATGTGTTTGAAGCAAAGACTATTCAGAGGATGGAGATTCTTGTCTTGTCTAAGCTTCAATGGAAGATGAACCCAGTTACCCCACTTTGTTTTCTTAGCTATATCGCGAAAAACCTGAAATTTAATCATGATTTCTCCGGCGAGTTTCTCCGGCGATGTGAATGCCTCTTACTAGATTCTATTTCTG aTTGTAGGTTTATGAATTATCTTCCTTCTATCTTGGCTGCATCCATAGCTACATTAGTGATGACAGGAATTGCAGATGCAGGAGATATTAAAGATCACATTTTTAGCATCATTCAAATCCAAAAA GGAGATGTAGATGATTGTTGTAAAATGATTATTGAGGCAGTTTCAAGAAATTATTTGCAACCGGGCAGTCCTACAGGAGTGACGGATGCCTCCTTCAGTCCTATTGGGAACACTCTCAGCCCTGGCCGGACAAACAAGGAGGCCAAAAGTtga
- the LOC124939938 gene encoding protein DCL homolog, chloroplastic-like, with product MAAPLLSRAFPLLRLRLYHHNLDFGTLNLLRRGFSAESTDRTEDATDGGLSKASLSEKDSDCLRWKEKEADILRDIDPITLLAKNILHSTRYSNGERLTTDDESFVVERLLAYHPNSEDKIGCGLDSIMVDRHPQYRHSRCLFVVRTDGGCTDFSYWKCLRAYIRKKYPNYAERFILENLK from the exons ATGGCGGCACCGCTGCTGTCTAGGGCGTTTCCGTTACTCCGCCTACGGTTATATCACCATAATCTGGACTTCGGCACCCTCAATCTCCTCCGACGAGGCTTCTCTGCTGAGTCCACCGATCGGACTGAGGATGCCACCGATGGAGGCCTGAGCAAGGCGTCTTTGAGCGAAAAAGATTCCGACTGCCTTAGATGGAAAGAGAAAGAAGCGGATATCCTCAGAGATATTGATCCCATCACCCTCCTTGCGAAGAACATTTTACACTCCACCAG GTACTCAAATGGGGAGCGTCTCACCACTGATGATGAGAGTTTTGTGGTAGAGAGGCTTCTAGCTTACCATCCTAATTCTGAAGACAAAATTGGATGTGGCCTAGATTCTATTATG GTGGATCGTCATCCTCAATATAGACATTCAAGGTGTTTGTTTGTGGTGAGAACCGATGGAGGATGTACAGATTTCTCCTACTGGAAGTGTCTTCGAGCATACATACGAAAAAAGTACCCAAATTACGCCGAAAGATTTATTCTGGAGAATTTAAAATGA